One window of the Dethiobacter alkaliphilus AHT 1 genome contains the following:
- a CDS encoding helix-turn-helix domain-containing protein produces the protein MQEIGQELKQAREDRGLTLEALSSSTLIAKKYLKALEEGDFDQFPGEVYLKGALRKYATEVGLDPEPLLTRYTGTEAQTDNQDNEQPKPVEKKKPMPEAVMKNYNTVRRINKGRLAMFVLVLALLFVGVRAILISADSPASTEPPALEDNELPGEQTPDDQPAPDGEPAEEEEPEDVEEQEPEMRIEAEDIQGGERFTVYNADSLVVDLSFSARCWVRAHTDGSQEFEHTFSAGDERSVRAENELRFRFGAASAVTVEVNGETIELPQSGNAYNVEIVLAEED, from the coding sequence ATGCAGGAAATTGGCCAGGAATTAAAACAGGCAAGAGAGGACAGGGGGTTGACCCTGGAAGCGTTGTCCAGCAGTACTCTTATTGCCAAGAAGTATCTGAAGGCGCTGGAAGAAGGCGATTTTGATCAGTTTCCCGGTGAAGTTTATCTAAAAGGAGCCCTGCGAAAATACGCAACTGAAGTGGGGCTGGACCCCGAACCTCTTCTGACACGCTATACCGGCACAGAAGCGCAAACCGACAATCAGGACAATGAACAGCCAAAGCCGGTGGAAAAGAAAAAACCCATGCCTGAAGCAGTGATGAAAAATTATAATACGGTCCGTCGCATCAACAAAGGCCGTTTGGCCATGTTTGTGTTGGTGCTGGCGCTGTTGTTTGTGGGTGTCCGTGCTATCCTGATATCCGCCGATTCCCCGGCAAGTACAGAGCCGCCGGCCCTGGAGGATAATGAACTGCCGGGAGAGCAGACCCCTGATGACCAGCCTGCGCCCGACGGAGAACCGGCAGAAGAAGAGGAGCCGGAAGATGTTGAAGAGCAAGAGCCGGAGATGCGCATTGAAGCTGAGGATATTCAGGGAGGAGAACGATTTACCGTTTACAATGCCGATTCACTGGTAGTAGACCTTTCTTTTTCCGCCCGCTGCTGGGTCCGGGCCCACACCGATGGGTCACAGGAATTTGAACACACATTTTCCGCGGGAGATGAACGCTCTGTGAGAGCAGAAAATGAGCTGAGATTCCGCTTTGGTGCCGCCAGTGCCGTAACTGTAGAGGTAAACGGTGAAACCATCGAACTCCCCCAAAGTGGTAACGCTTATAATGTGG